One Peribacillus simplex NBRC 15720 = DSM 1321 genomic region harbors:
- a CDS encoding 3-hydroxyacyl-CoA dehydrogenase: MIRNLVIVGSGVMGRGIAYVGATGGFKVVLVDVNQDALESARKEIDAIFEKGVRYQKITQEEAAAAKSRFCYSSNLKESAAYADLIIEAVPEKAEIKRAVFETIEVHAKEDCYFATNTSTMSPTEIGSYGKRPERTIAMHFFNPVQKMPLVEIVRGLETSDETAAIIKEVAGKMGKETVVINEFPGFVTSRISCLVGNEAFYMLQEGLGTPEEIDKAIKLGLNYPMGPFELGDLVGLDARLNNLKYLHSKLGEKYRPAPLLEQYVKAGRLGRKSGKGVYDYTKDGELVRK, from the coding sequence ATGATTAGAAATTTAGTGATTGTCGGATCTGGTGTCATGGGCAGGGGAATAGCTTATGTAGGAGCAACAGGCGGCTTTAAGGTAGTACTGGTGGACGTGAATCAGGATGCTTTGGAAAGTGCAAGAAAAGAAATCGATGCCATTTTTGAGAAGGGTGTGCGCTACCAAAAAATCACCCAGGAAGAAGCGGCAGCCGCAAAAAGCAGATTTTGCTATTCTTCCAATTTGAAAGAATCAGCAGCATATGCCGACTTGATCATAGAGGCAGTTCCGGAAAAGGCGGAAATTAAGAGGGCAGTCTTCGAAACGATTGAAGTCCATGCAAAAGAAGACTGTTACTTTGCAACCAATACTTCCACGATGAGCCCTACGGAAATTGGTTCTTATGGAAAGCGTCCCGAAAGAACGATTGCCATGCATTTTTTCAATCCTGTACAAAAGATGCCACTCGTTGAAATTGTACGTGGTCTAGAAACCAGCGATGAAACGGCAGCCATAATAAAAGAGGTAGCCGGAAAAATGGGAAAAGAAACCGTGGTCATAAATGAATTCCCTGGGTTTGTAACCAGCAGGATCAGCTGCTTGGTAGGTAATGAAGCGTTCTATATGCTTCAAGAAGGTTTAGGAACACCGGAAGAAATCGATAAGGCAATAAAGTTAGGGCTGAATTACCCAATGGGACCTTTTGAGCTAGGTGATTTGGTGGGATTGGATGCCCGTTTAAATAATTTAAAATATTTACATAGTAAACTTGGTGAGAAATACCGCCCGGCCCCGCTCCTTGAACAATATGTTAAAGCTGGCAGGCTCGGCCGAAAGTCAGGTAAAGGTGTGTACGATTATACAAAAGATGGCGAGCTGGTGAGGAAATGA
- a CDS encoding aldehyde dehydrogenase family protein, with amino-acid sequence MVRVQEAAFEKAEMKRDYYHLIINGERVESSDGSTIDAYNPATGEIIAKVAKATKEDAEKAVQAAREAFDNGKWKRTPINKRSRVLNKIAAIMRSRFNELVELEVLNSGKSISAAQGQVMQAIEDFEFYAGALVAHRGSVNNVPGQFHNYTEKEPVGVCAQIIPWNYPMMMAAWKIAPAIAVGCSVIVKPASLTPLTAIVLGEICLEAGVPSGVVNIIPGPGSDVGNYLVEHPKVNKVAFTGSTPIGRDLMGKASQTLKRVTLELGGKSPNIVFEDADLEAAIDGSLYGIFYNTGQSCEARSRLYVHEDIYDEFVARFVEKTKKLKLGNPLDKETHVGAVIDQGQLDVIDNYVQSAITDGAKILTGGKPAVIEGFENGYWYEPTVIANVNHEMDVVKEEIFGPVVVIMKFKDEKEAVRLANDTEFGLGSALWTKDGGRATRVANQIEAGIVMVNCPFSAFPGTPFGGYKQSGFGRELCIETLDLYTETKSIISYHGSRPLNPFGI; translated from the coding sequence ATGGTTAGAGTACAAGAGGCGGCATTTGAAAAAGCGGAAATGAAGCGTGATTATTATCATCTGATCATTAATGGAGAAAGAGTGGAAAGCTCTGACGGTTCTACGATTGATGCGTACAATCCTGCGACTGGTGAAATCATTGCCAAGGTTGCAAAGGCGACCAAGGAAGATGCAGAAAAAGCTGTTCAAGCTGCACGTGAAGCATTTGATAACGGGAAATGGAAGAGGACCCCGATTAATAAACGGTCTCGTGTATTGAATAAAATTGCTGCAATCATGCGTTCACGCTTTAATGAATTGGTTGAATTGGAGGTCCTGAACAGCGGCAAATCCATTTCTGCAGCGCAAGGCCAAGTCATGCAGGCAATTGAAGATTTCGAGTTTTATGCAGGCGCTTTAGTTGCACACCGCGGATCTGTCAATAATGTTCCTGGTCAATTCCATAACTATACGGAAAAAGAGCCAGTAGGTGTTTGTGCTCAAATCATCCCTTGGAATTACCCTATGATGATGGCAGCGTGGAAAATTGCACCTGCAATCGCAGTTGGATGTTCAGTCATTGTCAAGCCAGCTTCGTTAACGCCGCTGACTGCCATTGTATTAGGGGAAATCTGTTTAGAAGCTGGTGTTCCTTCCGGCGTGGTCAATATCATTCCAGGTCCTGGATCGGACGTAGGGAATTACCTGGTCGAGCATCCGAAAGTGAATAAGGTGGCCTTCACGGGCTCTACGCCAATCGGCAGGGATCTCATGGGCAAAGCCTCACAGACATTAAAAAGGGTGACATTGGAGCTTGGCGGTAAGTCCCCTAATATTGTCTTCGAAGATGCGGACCTTGAAGCAGCTATCGATGGATCATTATATGGCATTTTCTACAATACTGGGCAGTCTTGCGAAGCTAGATCCCGTTTATACGTTCACGAAGACATATATGATGAGTTCGTTGCTAGATTCGTAGAAAAAACGAAAAAATTGAAATTGGGCAATCCGCTCGACAAAGAAACACACGTCGGTGCAGTCATAGATCAAGGGCAATTGGATGTCATCGACAATTATGTACAATCTGCCATTACTGACGGAGCGAAAATCCTGACAGGAGGAAAGCCAGCGGTAATTGAAGGTTTCGAAAACGGTTATTGGTATGAGCCGACGGTGATAGCGAATGTCAATCATGAAATGGATGTAGTGAAAGAGGAAATATTCGGGCCGGTTGTTGTCATAATGAAATTCAAAGATGAAAAAGAAGCCGTGAGACTCGCAAATGATACGGAATTCGGTTTGGGTTCAGCCCTATGGACAAAAGATGGCGGGCGTGCGACTAGAGTGGCGAATCAAATAGAAGCGGGAATCGTCATGGTGAATTGCCCATTCTCCGCATTTCCTGGAACACCTTTCGGAGGGTATAAACAGTCAGGGTTCGGCCGGGAACTTTGTATTGAGACACTTGATCTTTATACAGAAACGAAAAGCATCATTTCCTATCATGGAAGCCGTCCCTTAAATCCCTTTGGAATTTAA
- a CDS encoding enoyl-CoA hydratase-related protein, producing MYETIKYRVENGVAWLTLNRPDKLNAFTSQMNKEIQKAIKISAGSDEVRAIIITGEGRAFCSGQDLSDVNEGMNLGQMLRDDYGPMMQQIANCEKPIIAAVNGVAAGAGFSLALACDFRLVSEKASFLNAFVNIGLIPDSGNLYYLSRIVGHAKALELSLLGEKVPAAEAKNIGLATKVIDVEEWNEQLKAFAENIANKPTKAIGLIKRYLEASYHLSLEEYLKEEAEGQRIAGLTKDYAEGVAAFTEKRKAQFIGK from the coding sequence ATGTACGAAACGATCAAATATAGGGTTGAAAATGGAGTGGCTTGGCTTACTTTGAACCGTCCTGATAAACTTAATGCCTTTACGTCCCAAATGAATAAGGAAATACAGAAAGCGATCAAAATATCCGCAGGGTCAGATGAAGTGCGGGCCATTATCATTACAGGGGAAGGCAGGGCCTTTTGTTCGGGGCAGGATTTATCGGATGTTAATGAAGGCATGAATTTAGGCCAGATGCTTCGCGACGACTACGGTCCGATGATGCAGCAAATAGCAAACTGTGAAAAACCGATCATTGCAGCAGTCAATGGAGTGGCTGCAGGGGCTGGTTTCAGCCTAGCGCTGGCATGCGATTTCCGGCTTGTTTCTGAAAAAGCCAGTTTTTTAAATGCTTTTGTCAATATCGGGTTGATCCCTGATTCGGGGAATTTGTATTACCTTTCGCGGATCGTTGGTCATGCGAAGGCCTTGGAATTATCATTATTGGGGGAAAAGGTTCCTGCAGCCGAAGCGAAAAATATCGGGCTCGCTACAAAAGTGATCGATGTGGAAGAATGGAACGAGCAATTGAAAGCCTTTGCAGAGAATATCGCAAACAAACCAACGAAAGCAATCGGTTTAATTAAAAGATACTTAGAAGCTTCCTATCACCTTTCATTGGAAGAATACTTAAAAGAAGAAGCTGAGGGTCAGCGAATTGCTGGCTTAACGAAGGATTATGCAGAAGGTGTGGCAGCATTCACTGAAAAAAGGAAAGCTCAATTCATAGGCAAGTAA
- a CDS encoding enoyl-CoA hydratase/isomerase family protein: MNALQFIETSIAEGIGYISLNRPKQLNALNRKMVREIVSTMEEFDRDPQVKVILLSGNGKAFSAGADIDEMVNDNPISMELTNQFADWDRISLVKKPVIGAVKSFVFGGGFELALSCDFLIASSDTQFSFPEVTLGVMPGAGGTQRLTKLVGKTKALEWILTAERIKAKTALQYGFINKIVAPELLMEETVDFARKIAKQPALAVRLIKESVNKAVDYPLYEGMQFERKNFYILFASEDQKEGMKAFVEKREPNFTGE, from the coding sequence ATGAATGCGCTTCAATTCATTGAAACGTCAATTGCGGAGGGCATTGGTTATATTTCTTTAAATCGTCCGAAGCAACTGAATGCCCTTAACAGGAAAATGGTTAGGGAAATAGTTTCAACCATGGAAGAATTCGACCGGGACCCACAAGTGAAGGTGATCTTGCTATCGGGCAATGGAAAAGCATTTTCCGCTGGAGCTGATATTGACGAGATGGTGAACGACAATCCAATCAGTATGGAGTTAACGAACCAATTTGCCGATTGGGACCGAATAAGCCTAGTCAAGAAGCCTGTGATTGGTGCGGTGAAAAGTTTTGTATTCGGTGGTGGTTTTGAACTTGCTTTATCCTGCGATTTCCTTATCGCTTCCAGTGATACCCAGTTTTCCTTTCCGGAAGTGACATTAGGGGTCATGCCTGGTGCAGGAGGAACCCAAAGGTTGACGAAATTGGTAGGCAAGACAAAGGCACTTGAATGGATATTGACGGCTGAAAGGATAAAGGCAAAGACAGCTCTGCAATATGGTTTCATTAATAAGATCGTGGCACCTGAATTGTTAATGGAAGAAACGGTTGATTTTGCTAGAAAGATAGCAAAGCAACCCGCGTTAGCTGTAAGACTGATTAAAGAATCCGTCAATAAAGCCGTTGATTACCCCTTATATGAGGGCATGCAATTTGAAAGGAAGAACTTCTATATTCTTTTTGCATCAGAGGACCAAAAAGAAGGAATGAAAGCATTTGTTGAAAAAAGAGAGCCGAATTTCACAGGCGAATAA
- a CDS encoding EthD family reductase: MVKLIALYKQPENKEEFDEHYFNVHGPITEKIPGLQKMEVTKIVGTPMGKDSEYYILCEMYYEDHDALQQGMRSAEGKASGKDLMGFAGKLVTMMIGEEIK; the protein is encoded by the coding sequence ATGGTAAAGTTAATCGCCCTATACAAACAACCTGAAAACAAGGAAGAGTTCGATGAGCACTATTTCAATGTACATGGTCCGATAACGGAAAAAATTCCTGGTCTTCAAAAAATGGAGGTAACTAAAATTGTAGGGACCCCAATGGGCAAAGACTCTGAGTATTACATTCTTTGTGAAATGTATTATGAAGACCACGATGCATTGCAACAAGGAATGCGTTCCGCGGAAGGAAAAGCATCAGGGAAAGACCTAATGGGCTTTGCCGGGAAACTTGTAACGATGATGATCGGAGAAGAAATAAAATGA
- the paaD gene encoding 1,2-phenylacetyl-CoA epoxidase subunit PaaD: MSAVQLNTEEIYKLLEDVKDPEIDTVSILDLGMVEDVTVSGHDVSVKMLPTFLGCPALSIIQKNVETALRQLPAIKNVSVEFLRSPSWTSDRITEKGKAGLKVFGISPPPRQMKSDGSWHVDCPYCESTYVTMENIFGPTACRSILYCKACKNPFEAMKPMIKII, translated from the coding sequence ATGTCGGCCGTACAGTTAAACACAGAAGAAATATATAAACTCCTGGAAGACGTTAAAGATCCCGAAATCGATACAGTAAGTATTCTGGATTTAGGGATGGTTGAAGACGTGACGGTTTCGGGCCATGACGTTTCGGTAAAAATGCTGCCAACTTTTCTTGGGTGCCCGGCATTGTCGATCATTCAAAAAAATGTGGAAACAGCCCTTCGACAGCTGCCTGCCATAAAAAATGTAAGTGTGGAATTTTTACGTTCCCCTTCCTGGACATCCGATCGAATTACGGAAAAGGGGAAAGCTGGATTGAAGGTTTTCGGAATCTCCCCTCCTCCTCGACAAATGAAAAGTGATGGATCATGGCATGTGGACTGCCCATATTGTGAATCGACATATGTCACGATGGAAAATATCTTCGGTCCAACGGCCTGCCGCAGCATTTTATATTGTAAAGCATGCAAAAATCCGTTCGAAGCAATGAAACCGATGATAAAAATAATCTAA
- the paaC gene encoding 1,2-phenylacetyl-CoA epoxidase subunit PaaC encodes MKNESLKNIAIKELLLQLADDDFIHSYRGAEWLGLAPHIEEDVASASISQDTMGHAAIYYKLLDELGEGDADKLAHDRPAKERRNAIILELVNGPGYYMKDPDYDWAFAVVRNYFYTQAKAIKVQSLHSCSYEPLSEVAQKVQMELYYHLMHWKTWFVQLLGSGHLEAVSRMQAAIGKTMPDFAGVFSLGQYGEEMVELGLIEGEADLQKKWIEAITPIFESVGLAITIEIGMARGDGRNGQHTEDLEKALETLSEVYAADKAASW; translated from the coding sequence ATGAAGAATGAATCATTGAAGAACATCGCAATCAAGGAATTGCTGCTTCAACTGGCGGACGATGACTTCATCCATTCATACCGTGGTGCAGAATGGCTTGGACTCGCACCGCATATTGAAGAAGATGTTGCATCCGCTTCGATATCTCAAGACACGATGGGGCATGCAGCCATATATTATAAGTTACTGGATGAACTCGGTGAAGGCGATGCTGATAAGCTTGCTCACGACCGTCCCGCCAAGGAACGGCGCAATGCGATCATTCTCGAATTGGTCAATGGTCCTGGGTACTATATGAAAGACCCGGATTATGATTGGGCGTTTGCGGTAGTGCGGAATTATTTTTATACCCAAGCCAAAGCGATTAAGGTTCAATCCCTTCATTCATGTTCATATGAACCGCTTTCTGAAGTGGCGCAAAAGGTACAAATGGAACTTTACTATCATTTGATGCACTGGAAAACATGGTTCGTCCAATTGCTGGGATCTGGTCATTTGGAAGCGGTTTCGAGAATGCAAGCGGCGATTGGGAAAACAATGCCGGATTTTGCTGGCGTATTTTCACTGGGACAATATGGAGAGGAAATGGTTGAGCTCGGCTTGATAGAGGGCGAAGCTGACTTACAGAAAAAATGGATCGAGGCTATCACCCCAATTTTTGAAAGTGTTGGCTTGGCAATAACTATTGAAATAGGCATGGCAAGAGGTGATGGTCGTAATGGGCAGCATACGGAAGATTTGGAAAAGGCGCTAGAAACGTTAAGCGAAGTGTACGCAGCCGATAAAGCAGCTTCATGGTGA
- the paaB gene encoding 1,2-phenylacetyl-CoA epoxidase subunit PaaB, translated as METRQKTYFEEFEVFSRKTQTSPVQYHFSLLAPNEDIAIMMAQENFMRREAVDDIWVVKRQNIRKMTVEEKKTLQRIDNKDYRTTKGYGYLKKKWRKYEQGMLDEKEIMSWAGGVKNEE; from the coding sequence ATGGAAACTAGACAAAAAACTTACTTTGAAGAATTTGAAGTATTTAGCCGTAAAACACAAACCTCACCTGTTCAATATCATTTTAGCTTGCTGGCCCCTAATGAGGATATTGCCATCATGATGGCACAAGAAAACTTCATGAGACGTGAAGCGGTTGATGATATCTGGGTCGTCAAAAGACAGAATATACGGAAAATGACGGTCGAGGAAAAGAAAACGCTTCAACGTATTGATAATAAAGATTACAGGACCACAAAAGGGTACGGGTATTTAAAGAAAAAATGGCGAAAGTATGAGCAGGGAATGCTCGATGAAAAAGAGATAATGTCTTGGGCTGGAGGTGTGAAAAATGAAGAATGA
- the paaA gene encoding 1,2-phenylacetyl-CoA epoxidase subunit PaaA, giving the protein MNVLLNDMAEQEKLNQFIARIEAGEKIEADDWMPEDYRGTLIKLISMHGISEIMGALPEKEWVPKAPTLNRKLGIMAKVQDEMGHGQLLLRVAEDLLKPYNKKRDDLMQDLFKGDLKFHNVFHMEAKTWGDAGLIGWLVDGAAIISQTNMLGASYGPYARALQRICAEEVFHAQHGEAIIMALAEGTEEQRKLVQDSINYWWESLLLFFGPPSKKEVGSSKQDVTIKYRIRTSTNEELRQAFFSKYVKRILSLGYTIPDETLRFDKESETWIYQQPDWGKLKVYARNEGPRSQDRLSLRRISYENNKWVREALAPKVI; this is encoded by the coding sequence ATGAACGTTCTTTTAAATGATATGGCAGAACAAGAAAAGCTAAATCAATTTATTGCCAGAATCGAGGCTGGAGAAAAGATAGAAGCGGATGATTGGATGCCGGAAGATTACCGAGGCACCCTCATCAAATTAATTTCAATGCATGGCATAAGTGAAATCATGGGGGCGCTTCCAGAAAAGGAATGGGTACCTAAAGCTCCGACCTTAAATAGAAAACTTGGAATCATGGCAAAGGTGCAGGATGAAATGGGGCATGGACAATTATTGCTTCGAGTCGCAGAGGATTTGCTAAAGCCTTATAACAAAAAACGAGATGACCTAATGCAAGATTTATTTAAAGGAGATTTAAAGTTTCATAATGTTTTCCATATGGAAGCAAAAACTTGGGGAGATGCAGGATTGATTGGCTGGTTGGTTGATGGGGCAGCGATCATTTCCCAAACGAACATGCTTGGCGCTTCATACGGACCTTATGCCCGTGCGCTACAAAGGATTTGCGCGGAAGAAGTTTTTCACGCTCAGCATGGTGAAGCGATCATCATGGCTTTGGCTGAAGGAACGGAAGAACAAAGGAAATTGGTTCAAGACTCCATCAATTATTGGTGGGAATCCTTGTTACTCTTCTTTGGACCTCCGAGTAAGAAAGAAGTGGGCTCATCCAAACAGGATGTAACGATCAAATACAGGATCAGAACAAGTACGAATGAAGAGCTTCGCCAAGCCTTCTTTTCTAAATATGTGAAGCGGATCCTTTCACTCGGCTATACCATTCCTGATGAAACACTTCGATTTGATAAAGAATCGGAAACCTGGATTTACCAACAACCTGATTGGGGGAAATTGAAGGTATACGCAAGGAATGAAGGGCCCCGTTCACAGGATCGCTTAAGTCTTCGAAGAATTTCTTATGAAAATAATAAATGGGTGCGCGAAGCGTTAGCGCCGAAGGTCATCTAA
- the paaK gene encoding phenylacetate--CoA ligase PaaK codes for MYNPEVETATRAEMESLQMARLKKTISHVYENVPYYREKFREMGLEPEDIQTLNDVIKLPFTKKQTLRDQYPFGLFAVPMEDVTRIHGSSGTSGKPTIVGYTKNDLENWATIVARGIVAAGGRKSDIFHNAYGYGLFTGGLGLHCGAEKLGVATVPISGGNTDRQITIINDFKPRGICGTPSYILNIAEKMEEMGIDPANNGLEYGIFGAEPWSEEMRATLEKKLNLKAVDIYGLSEIMGPGVAIECHEAQDGLHIAEDHFLVEVINPDTLEPVEDGEDGELVFTSLTKEALPIIRYRTGDIASITHEPCTCGRTTTRMSRVKGRTDDMIIVRGVNVFPSEIERVLFQMDGIVPHYQIHLLKKGKMDSVELHIEIESGFYREIEEDLTHINVEKLKKTIQHHMKCTCLVTMDIVVNTPKSIPRSEGKAIRVVDKRKDEVISL; via the coding sequence ATGTACAATCCGGAAGTTGAAACGGCTACGCGTGCTGAAATGGAAAGTTTGCAAATGGCACGCCTTAAAAAAACGATAAGCCATGTATATGAAAATGTACCTTATTACAGAGAAAAGTTTAGAGAGATGGGCCTGGAACCAGAAGATATTCAAACTCTGAACGATGTGATAAAGCTTCCATTTACAAAAAAACAAACACTTCGTGATCAGTATCCATTCGGTTTATTCGCCGTTCCAATGGAGGATGTAACACGTATTCATGGTTCATCCGGAACAAGCGGAAAGCCTACAATTGTCGGGTATACGAAAAATGATTTGGAAAACTGGGCAACAATCGTCGCACGTGGAATTGTAGCTGCAGGAGGTCGCAAGTCAGATATTTTCCATAACGCATATGGATATGGTCTGTTTACAGGGGGCCTAGGTTTGCATTGCGGTGCAGAAAAGCTAGGAGTTGCAACAGTCCCAATTTCAGGGGGGAATACCGATCGCCAGATTACGATTATCAATGATTTTAAACCGCGTGGGATTTGTGGCACCCCTTCTTATATATTGAATATTGCAGAAAAGATGGAAGAGATGGGAATTGACCCAGCCAATAATGGGCTTGAGTATGGGATTTTCGGAGCTGAGCCGTGGTCAGAGGAAATGAGGGCTACCCTAGAGAAGAAACTGAATTTGAAAGCAGTCGATATTTATGGATTAAGTGAAATCATGGGGCCAGGGGTTGCAATAGAATGCCATGAAGCACAGGATGGACTGCATATCGCAGAAGACCATTTCCTTGTTGAAGTCATTAATCCGGATACGCTTGAACCGGTTGAGGACGGCGAGGATGGTGAACTTGTCTTTACAAGCCTTACAAAGGAAGCGCTTCCAATCATTCGTTATCGTACAGGCGATATTGCCTCGATTACCCATGAACCATGTACCTGCGGACGTACCACAACAAGAATGTCCCGTGTTAAAGGCAGAACGGATGATATGATCATAGTCAGGGGAGTGAATGTATTTCCATCTGAAATTGAGCGAGTGTTATTCCAAATGGACGGAATTGTACCTCATTACCAAATTCACCTCCTTAAAAAGGGGAAAATGGATAGTGTTGAACTACACATCGAAATTGAAAGCGGTTTCTACAGGGAGATTGAAGAAGACTTAACACATATAAATGTAGAGAAATTAAAGAAAACGATTCAACATCATATGAAATGCACATGTCTTGTAACGATGGATATTGTTGTTAACACTCCAAAAAGCATTCCGCGTTCAGAAGGAAAAGCCATTCGTGTCGTGGATAAACGGAAGGATGAAGTCATTAGTTTATAA
- a CDS encoding DUF485 domain-containing protein codes for MKGEAFFNITWAWVYALLQFAVVWLGGIVYIKKAAKYDKIAKNILNKYEKELGE; via the coding sequence TTGAAAGGTGAAGCCTTTTTCAATATTACTTGGGCTTGGGTATATGCACTTCTCCAATTCGCTGTCGTATGGTTAGGGGGAATTGTATATATCAAAAAAGCAGCGAAGTACGACAAGATAGCTAAAAACATATTGAATAAATATGAGAAGGAGCTTGGCGAATGA
- a CDS encoding PaaI family thioesterase, producing the protein MTTHLDQDIHELHYDQIKQVLVDEPYASFLGMRLTKLGPGTAEAELIPSDHMLNAHGTVHGAIIFSLADYVFAAASNSYGRIAVGVSNNINFLSAGKRGETLTARAKEIKKNHKLAWYKIDVLNERELIASMEAMVFRKNQYFVDQVE; encoded by the coding sequence ATGACCACACATTTAGATCAGGATATTCACGAATTGCATTACGACCAAATCAAACAAGTACTGGTAGACGAACCATATGCTTCTTTTCTCGGGATGAGGTTGACGAAACTTGGTCCCGGCACAGCGGAAGCAGAATTGATTCCAAGTGACCACATGCTTAATGCACACGGAACGGTTCACGGTGCCATTATTTTTTCGCTTGCTGATTACGTGTTCGCAGCAGCCAGCAATTCATATGGCAGAATAGCGGTTGGCGTTTCAAACAACATAAACTTCTTATCAGCTGGTAAACGGGGTGAGACATTAACTGCTAGAGCGAAAGAGATAAAGAAAAACCATAAACTGGCATGGTATAAAATAGATGTGTTAAATGAAAGGGAATTGATTGCATCCATGGAAGCGATGGTATTCAGGAAAAATCAATATTTCGTCGACCAAGTTGAATAA
- a CDS encoding allantoinase, producing the protein MSIYDLIIRNGYVVFPDEVKKADLAIQDGVIVKIGERLDGNANVEYEAGGQHIFPGMIDVHVHFSEPGRAHWEGFESGSQMMAAGGCTTYFDMPLNGIPSTIDRKALLEKGEIGEMKSVIDFGLWGGLVPGNIDDLEDLAKSGVIGFKAFLSATGNEEFERADDFTLLHGMKKIAELGKVLALHAESDPITQWFKQEKEKNGLFSANDYAATRPVQAEAEAVGRAITYAELTGCPLHFVHISSVLAIEKIESAKQKGLDVTVETCPHYLLFNQDDLIEKGAVAKCAPPLREREEQEKLIACLMEGKFDMISSDHSPCPYELKDPAIHNIFEAWGGISGGQFSLMSMIELAVLHGIPLHKVAEWTASAPAERFGLSSRKGQIKEGKDADLAIVSLNGTHEASETNFFAKHKQSVYMGHTFPCQITATINRGKIVYQTDVISERERGEWLKVIDSSIAANN; encoded by the coding sequence ATGTCAATATATGATCTTATTATCCGCAATGGATATGTAGTTTTTCCTGATGAAGTGAAGAAAGCTGATCTTGCCATCCAAGATGGGGTGATTGTTAAGATTGGGGAACGTCTGGATGGTAATGCGAATGTAGAGTATGAAGCGGGTGGCCAGCATATCTTTCCTGGTATGATTGATGTCCATGTACATTTTAGCGAACCTGGCCGCGCTCATTGGGAAGGCTTTGAATCAGGATCGCAAATGATGGCAGCGGGAGGTTGCACCACATATTTCGATATGCCATTGAATGGAATCCCTTCAACCATCGATCGAAAGGCTCTCCTTGAAAAGGGCGAGATCGGTGAGATGAAGTCGGTTATAGACTTTGGATTATGGGGAGGACTGGTCCCGGGAAATATCGATGATTTAGAGGATCTCGCCAAATCCGGAGTCATTGGATTTAAAGCTTTTCTCTCAGCGACGGGAAATGAGGAGTTTGAACGAGCGGATGATTTCACCCTTTTACACGGAATGAAGAAAATTGCAGAATTGGGCAAGGTCTTGGCCCTTCATGCGGAAAGTGATCCGATCACTCAGTGGTTTAAGCAGGAAAAAGAGAAGAATGGACTATTCAGTGCGAATGATTATGCAGCTACAAGACCTGTGCAAGCGGAAGCTGAGGCTGTGGGACGTGCCATTACATATGCAGAGTTAACAGGATGTCCGCTGCACTTTGTCCATATTAGCAGTGTCTTGGCCATCGAAAAAATTGAATCGGCCAAACAAAAGGGGCTGGATGTGACGGTTGAGACGTGTCCGCATTATTTATTATTCAATCAGGATGATTTAATAGAAAAAGGCGCGGTTGCAAAATGTGCTCCCCCACTAAGGGAAAGAGAAGAACAAGAAAAATTGATTGCCTGTTTAATGGAAGGGAAATTCGATATGATTTCTTCCGACCACTCACCATGCCCTTATGAGCTGAAAGATCCTGCCATACATAATATTTTTGAAGCGTGGGGCGGAATAAGCGGGGGGCAATTTTCATTGATGTCGATGATAGAATTGGCTGTTTTACACGGTATCCCGCTTCATAAAGTCGCTGAGTGGACAGCTTCAGCCCCGGCTGAAAGATTCGGTCTCTCTTCTAGAAAAGGACAAATTAAGGAAGGGAAGGATGCAGACCTTGCAATCGTTTCCCTTAATGGTACGCATGAAGCTTCGGAAACGAATTTTTTCGCGAAACATAAGCAAAGCGTTTATATGGGCCATACCTTTCCTTGCCAAATCACGGCTACCATTAATAGAGGGAAAATAGTTTATCAGACTGATGTAATAAGTGAAAGGGAGCGTGGGGAGTGGTTAAAAGTAATAGATTCCAGTATTGCGGCCAATAACTAG